The following nucleotide sequence is from Deltaproteobacteria bacterium.
AGCCCCGTGTTCTGGCGCACGTTGGACCGCATCCGGCGTGAAGTCTTCCTGAACCACGCCATTGACCACTTCGGCATCGTGCGCCGCAACATTCTGGTCAAAAATCCAGACCACCCCGTGTTCATCGATTTCCAAACCGGCCGGGAACGCTTTCGCGGACAGTTCTGGCTTCGCTGGCCGTTTTTTGTCCGCGCCAAAATCAACCGCTGTTTCCGCAAACTCGAAAAGGAACTGGGCGTCAGCCTGAGACCGCCCCATACACCATGAAGCTGTCAACAAATCCCTCCGTGCTGCTGCTGCGCCGCAGTCTGGGCTATTTCGCCCCCTACAAACTGCTTATCGTCGCCGCATTCACGGCCCTGGGCGTGGTCGCCCTGTGCACGGCCGGTGCCGCCTACCTGGTGCAACCGGCCCTGGACGAAATTTTCATCAACAAAGACCGCGACGCCCTGATCTTCGTACCCCTGCTCCTGGTCGCGGTGTTCCTGGGCAAGGGCGTGGGGCTCTTCATCCAGAAATACCTCATGTCCTACTGCGGACTCAAAGTGCTGGAGCGCCTGCGCTACGAACTTTACGCCAAGATCATCTGCCTGCCCCTGGACTTTTTCGGAGAAACCCGGGTGGGCATGCTCATGTCGCGCATCATCAGCGACGTGAACCTGATCAGTTCCAGCCTGCCGGAACTGCTGCGCATCATCCAGCACAGCCTGACCATGATCGGTCTGGTGGCCCTGGTCATCTACCGAGACGCCGCGCTGGCCTTCTGGGCCTGTCTGGTCTTTCCCCTGGCCGTGTATCCGGTGGTCTACTTCGGCCGCAAACTGCGCAAGGTGGGACGCAACTACCAGTCCAAAATCGCCGATATTTCCTCCCATCTGCAGGAAACCTTCAACGGACTGCGCGTGGTCAAGGCCTTTGCCGCCGAGGAACTGGAAAAGGACAAATTCGCCCAGACCAGCAACAAGCTGGTCAGAATCGGCATCAAGGGCAAGGTCTACAACCAACTGTCCTCGCCCATCATGGAATTGATCGGAGCCGTGGGCGCGGGACTAGTCATCTGGTACGGGGGCAGCGAGGTCATCGCCGGCAACCGCACGCCCGGCGAGTTCTTTTCCTTCATGACCGCCCTGGTCATGCTCTACGATCCCTTCAAATCCATCAGCCAGGCCAACAACACCATCCAGCAGGCCCTGGCCGGAGCGGAGCGGGTCTTTGAAATCCTCGATTCTCCGGAACTGATCGAGGAATCCGGAGGCAACCGCGCCTACCAGCCGCCCTTTTCCACCCTGGACTTCGAGGCCGTGACCTTCAGCTATCCGGGCACCACCGACCCGGCCCTCAAGGACGTCACCCTGCACATCCGGGCCGGACAGCGCGTGGCCTTTGTCGGCCAGAGCGGCGCGGGCAAGACCACCCTGGCCCATCTCATCCCCCGCTTTCATGACTGCCGACAGGGGCGCATTCTGCTCAACGGCCTGGACGTTCGGGAATACACCCTGCCCAGTCTGCGCACCAACATCGGCATCGTTTCCCAGGATCCGTTCCTGTTCAACCTTTCGGTGCGCGAAAACATCGCCTACGGCCAGCCCGGCATCGCGCCCCAGGCCGTGGAAGACGCGGCGCGCGCGGCCTACGCCCATGAGTTCATCCTGGATCTGCCCCAGGGATACGACACCGTGGTCGGCGAAAAGGGGGTCAAGCTTTCCGGCGGACAAAAGCAGCGTCTGACCATTGCCCGGGCCATCCTCAAAAATCCATCCCTGCTCATCCTCGACGAAGCCACCTCGGCCCTGGACACCCAGTCCGAACGCATCGTGCAACAGGCCCTGGACAATCTCATGCGTGGCCGCACCAGCCTGATCATCGCCCATCGCCTGTCCACCATCCTGTCGGCGGACAGCATCGTGGTCATGGAGGGCGGCCGCGTCGTGGACACCGCCCCCCACCAGGAACTGCTGGCCCGCTGTCATGTCTACCAGAATCTGTACCGGCTCCAATTCGAGGCCGGCCCAACCACCTGACGAACCCCGGCCCGCCGGCCAGGGCGGATCGACACTACCAAAAAAACACCGCCTCCCACGCGAAGGGGGGCGGTGTTTTTTTCGGGCCCGGACACAGGCAAGACCGTGACGGACCGAATCGACGGGCAAGGACCCTGGCGCCTGGCGACCGGCTCCGGCGGCCCGCCGTCAGCACGCGCCTCGGCCGCGCAGTACTTCCAGCGGAGTTTTGATCAGGATGTAGATGTCGAACCAGACCGACCAATTGCGGACATAGTAGGCATCGAGACGAACCCGTTCGGCATAGGACGTGTCGCTGCGTCCGGAAATCTGCCACAGCCCGGTCAATCCGGGCTTGACCTTCTTGTACAGATCAAACCCGCCCTGGTATTTGTCCACCTCGTCCCAGACAATGGGCCTGGGGCCGACCAAGCTCAAATCGCCCTGGACGACGTTCCAGAGCTGGGGCAGCTCGTCCAGGCTGGTCTTGCGTAAAAACCGGCCA
It contains:
- a CDS encoding ATP-binding cassette domain-containing protein, which codes for MKLSTNPSVLLLRRSLGYFAPYKLLIVAAFTALGVVALCTAGAAYLVQPALDEIFINKDRDALIFVPLLLVAVFLGKGVGLFIQKYLMSYCGLKVLERLRYELYAKIICLPLDFFGETRVGMLMSRIISDVNLISSSLPELLRIIQHSLTMIGLVALVIYRDAALAFWACLVFPLAVYPVVYFGRKLRKVGRNYQSKIADISSHLQETFNGLRVVKAFAAEELEKDKFAQTSNKLVRIGIKGKVYNQLSSPIMELIGAVGAGLVIWYGGSEVIAGNRTPGEFFSFMTALVMLYDPFKSISQANNTIQQALAGAERVFEILDSPELIEESGGNRAYQPPFSTLDFEAVTFSYPGTTDPALKDVTLHIRAGQRVAFVGQSGAGKTTLAHLIPRFHDCRQGRILLNGLDVREYTLPSLRTNIGIVSQDPFLFNLSVRENIAYGQPGIAPQAVEDAARAAYAHEFILDLPQGYDTVVGEKGVKLSGGQKQRLTIARAILKNPSLLILDEATSALDTQSERIVQQALDNLMRGRTSLIIAHRLSTILSADSIVVMEGGRVVDTAPHQELLARCHVYQNLYRLQFEAGPTT